In Pseudomonas coleopterorum, the genomic window GAAAAAGTATCCTGGCCTGCGCCCACTGGCCAAAGGCAAAGCCTTTGAAGGCGCTGTGATGGGTGATGCAGGTTGGACGGTCGAATGGCCTGCGCTCGATATTCAGATCGGTGCCGACACGCTGTTTCTGGACGCACTGGCGCAATCGGCGGTGGACGAAAATACGCGCCTCTTTATCCAGTGGCGATTGAAACACCGCCTTACACTGGATCAGGCTGCCGAGGCTCTAGGGGTGAGCGCTCGCAGCATCAGCCGATACAGCAGTGGCCGAGAGACAGTGCCGCGGACCTTGGCGCTGGCGTGCCTGGGGTGGGAAACGCTGGATCATCCAGATGCGGCTTGAAGGGTGGCTAATCTGCTTCCGATCTAGCAGTTACCAGGTGTTCCCCACATGATCCAAGCGCACGAACACCAACTCGGTTGCCGGTCGTGAGCCGAATACGCTTGGCTGCAGGGCAACAGGATTCTAGATAAGGGATGACTATGTTTGATATCACCAACTTTTGGCTTTTTATAGTTGCCGTTTTTATGCTTTCCATAACACCAGGCCCCGACATGGCTTACGTGGTGGGGCAAAGTGTTGCAAATGGTCGGCGTGCGGGCGTCATCTCAGCGGCTGGCGTGGCCTTGGGCAGTTGCACTCATGCGTTGGCGAGTATTGTCGGGCTCACGGCCCTGATTGCGGCCTCGCCTGTCATGTTTACCCTGGTTAAATATGTTGGCGCGATCTACCTGATCTACCTGGGTGGAAAGTTGGTGCTCGAGACCTTTGGTCGCGCACGCGCAGAAGCCGCTGAAAGCGCTGACATCAAAAAAGATGCGGATCTTTATGGCCTCCTGTCAAAGGGGTTCATAACGACCCTGATGAATCCAAAGGTTCTGCTGTTCTTCATTTCATTCTTTCCACAATTCGTAGCGCCTGGAGGCGAGCACCACACCGCGTCTTTCCTGGTGTTGGGATTGACCTATGCGCTGGTAGCCTTTTTAACCGACGCAACCTTTGCGATCCTGGCTGGAAGTGCCTCAAGCGGCATGTCACGCAACCGATCGCTGCAGAAATTGATGGATCGTGTCGTCGGAGGTGTGTTCATCGCGTTAGGCATCAGGCTTGCGCTGACTCGTACATGAAAATGCCTAGGTAATCGCCGGGTTCTGCAGGTGATCACGAATCACATCCCGTGACGGATGCAGGCCACTGTTCGACGCCGCAGACTCATCGACTGCCGTGCATCCCCCGATGCGCGGCAGACTGGGTCATTACACCGCGAACGTCGCCCCACGCGCATTCACGAACAACGAATAGATCGAGTGACTGCTGGCCATGAACAGCCGGTTTCCCTCGCGCCCGCCGAAGCACACATTCGGGCAGCGTTCGGGCAGGGAAATGTGCCCGATGGCCTTGCCCTGTGGATTGAACACGCGCACGCCGTCGAGTTTTTCCAGGTCGGCCTTGGGATCACCATTGCCACCCCAGCCGCACCACAAATTACCCGCCTCGTCGCACTTGATGCCGTCGATGGCGGCGTAGTCCAACCCTTCGATATGTTTGCGGCGCTCGCCCAGAGTACCGTCGTCCTTCACATCGATCGCCCAGATCAGTCGATTGGGCTTGGCCCGGCCTTCGACGACGTACAGCAGTTTTTCATCGGGTGAAAAACACAGGCCATTCGGTCCGTTGATGTCGTCGATCACCCGCGTGACTTTCCTGCTCTCGCCGTCGATGCGGTACACCGCATGAGGTTGAGTGGGGGTGATCTTGTGGCCTTCGTAGTTGTTGATGGTCTGGAAGGGCGGATCGGTGAACCAGATGGATCCGTCGGTTTTGCAGACGACGTCATTGGGGGAATTGAAGGGCTTGCCGTCGAAACTGTCAGCCAGGACGGTGACGGTGCCGTTGTGTTCAGTGCGCGTGATGCGGCGGCCTTCACTGGTGGTGGTAGAGCCTTCGCAGACGATCAATCGCCCCTGGCGATCCTGGCACATGCCGTTGGAGAAGTTGGAGTGTTCGCGGTACACGGAGAAGGTGTCCGTGATTTCGTCCCAGCGCATGATGCGATTGTTGGGGATGTCGCTGACCAACAGATAGCGACCAGCGCCGATCCACACCGGCCCTTCGGCCCAGCGCAGGCCGGTGGCCAGTCTTTCGACGCTGGCGTTGAACACCCGCAACTCAAGGAAACTGTCGTCGAGCACGTGCACCAGCGGGTCAGGGTAACGCTGACTCAAGGGCTCGGCGGCACTGGACAACCGGGGCAGCGCAGCGCTGCCCACGGTGGCAAGTGTGGCGGAAACCGCGAGGGATTGTTTCAGAAAACTGCGGCGGGTATTGCCCTTTGCTCGGTCGAGCCGTTCAGGCTCGGCGGACGAGAATGAGTCCATGTAGCGATCTCCGTAGTTTTGTTTTTATGAGGAGACGTAGTAATACCTTGTGATAGGACATCGTACAAGTATTTGGCCTTGTTTCGGGTCCCGGTTTTTTGCTCAACGCCCTAGTTTTTCAAGTGCCGCATCGGTCAAGAAAGAAGATCGACTTTTGACATTGTGCTCACGAACAAATCGGTCGATCTGCGAAATCACGAATCCAGGCAGTGTGACGTTGACCTTTTCGGTCTTGCCCAAGTAAGGCGTTATATCGATATCGAGCATTCCCCAGCCCATGTCCGTGTATTCGGCGTCGTTACGAAGGACTGCCGTCGCGCTTGGGAGAGGAATACGCTCTCCACGAGCCGCAAGTTCCTCCAGCATGATATGAGCGATCTCGATCGCAGCACCGTAGGCCTCTTCGAACGTGTCGCCAGCGGTGATGGCGCCAGGAATGTCGAGCACCTGAATTCCGACGGCTGTAGGTTCATCGCCCCACTCGATGCAGATTGGGTAGCGCATGGCATCTCCAGACACTTTTTGTACATAGGTTTATAGAATTGAATGCGCTTGGGCTTCCCTGATTTGCCCCAAGCCTTTTCAAGATAACGGGTATGCCGTTTCGCCTGAAAACCCTGGCGTTTCAAGAAATGTCCAACCAGCAGCCTAGATCCCCACAAACCCGACCACCTGCATCAAGTCCACCTCCCCATGGCCGATAGCGAAAGCAATGCAGGCCACGCCCCGCGTGCGCTGTGCAACCTTTCCAGCGAGCCATGTGATGAATCTCTTCAAACGCTTCAACCCCGCCCGCGCACTCAGCCAGGGTGCCGTGAGCCTGAGCTGCACGGCCAATGAGCTGGACCGCGGTCTGGCCGGTTTGCGGGCGGATCCTGTGCTGGTGACAGGCTTCGTCTCGCCTCACCTGGACATCGACAAGGTCGCGGCCAGCGTTCGGCAGCGCTTCCCCAATGGCACCATCAGCCTGTGCACCACTTCAGGCGAGCTGTGCAACAGCGCGGATGGTCTGTACTGCGCGGCGGGCGAGCACTGGGACCGCATCGTGCTGCAGTGTTTCGAGCGCAATGTGATTACCTCGGCGGAAGTGGTCATGGTGCCGCTGGAGTGCGAAGACATCCGCAACGGTGGCAAACGCATGGAGATGCGCGAGCGCATCGCGAAGCTGGTCGCCAACATCAAGCGCGTCCAGGTCAGTACGCCCATCGACCACCGCGATACCCTGGCCTACGTGGTTTTCGACGGGCTG contains:
- a CDS encoding LysE family translocator, which produces MFDITNFWLFIVAVFMLSITPGPDMAYVVGQSVANGRRAGVISAAGVALGSCTHALASIVGLTALIAASPVMFTLVKYVGAIYLIYLGGKLVLETFGRARAEAAESADIKKDADLYGLLSKGFITTLMNPKVLLFFISFFPQFVAPGGEHHTASFLVLGLTYALVAFLTDATFAILAGSASSGMSRNRSLQKLMDRVVGGVFIALGIRLALTRT
- a CDS encoding DUF2442 domain-containing protein translates to MASMKRPRLRAVQAHPGAILDLTFTSGQQFRLNMHDDLKKYPGLRPLAKGKAFEGAVMGDAGWTVEWPALDIQIGADTLFLDALAQSAVDENTRLFIQWRLKHRLTLDQAAEALGVSARSISRYSSGRETVPRTLALACLGWETLDHPDAA
- a CDS encoding SMP-30/gluconolactonase/LRE family protein, giving the protein MDSFSSAEPERLDRAKGNTRRSFLKQSLAVSATLATVGSAALPRLSSAAEPLSQRYPDPLVHVLDDSFLELRVFNASVERLATGLRWAEGPVWIGAGRYLLVSDIPNNRIMRWDEITDTFSVYREHSNFSNGMCQDRQGRLIVCEGSTTTSEGRRITRTEHNGTVTVLADSFDGKPFNSPNDVVCKTDGSIWFTDPPFQTINNYEGHKITPTQPHAVYRIDGESRKVTRVIDDINGPNGLCFSPDEKLLYVVEGRAKPNRLIWAIDVKDDGTLGERRKHIEGLDYAAIDGIKCDEAGNLWCGWGGNGDPKADLEKLDGVRVFNPQGKAIGHISLPERCPNVCFGGREGNRLFMASSHSIYSLFVNARGATFAV
- a CDS encoding type II toxin-antitoxin system HicB family antitoxin produces the protein MRYPICIEWGDEPTAVGIQVLDIPGAITAGDTFEEAYGAAIEIAHIMLEELAARGERIPLPSATAVLRNDAEYTDMGWGMLDIDITPYLGKTEKVNVTLPGFVISQIDRFVREHNVKSRSSFLTDAALEKLGR